A genomic segment from Nicotiana tabacum cultivar K326 chromosome 7, ASM71507v2, whole genome shotgun sequence encodes:
- the LOC107775512 gene encoding thioredoxin-like protein CITRX1, chloroplastic, giving the protein MQAATLSFHPLAPPPQTSACHFSSNQRKYSLFSYTCPTPRPSLLSTQTLSRKSICKPPAVATGKYVREDYLVKKVSAKDIQELIKGERNVPLIIDFYATWCGPCILMAQELEMLAVEYESNALIVKVDTDDEYEFARDMQVRGLPTLYFISPDPNKDAIRTEGLIPIQMMRDIINNDL; this is encoded by the exons ATGCAAGCTGCGACCCTCTCTTTTCACCCTTTGGCTCCGCCACCCCAAACTTCAGCTTGTCACTTCTCCTCTAATCAGCGTAAATATTCACTCTTCTCATACACTTGTCCAACTCCTAGGCCCTCTCTACTCTCTACCCAAACCCTTTCAAGAAAATCCATTTGCAAACCCCCAGCTGTAGCAACTGGCAAATATGTCAGAGAGGATTATCTTGTG AAGAAGGTGTCTGCAAAAGATATTCAAGAACTAATAAAGGGAGAACGGAATGTGCCACTGATTATTGACTTCTATGCCACATGGTGTGGTCCTTGTATTTTGATGGCTCAAGAACTTGAAATG CTTGCTGTAGAGTATGAAAGCAATGCACTTATTGTGAAAGTGGACACAGATGATGAATACGAATTTGCACGTGATATGCAG GTTCGAGGACTACCAACGTTGTATTTCATAAGTCCAGATCCAAATAAGGATGCTATTAGAACTGAAGGACTCATCCCAATACAAATGATGcgggacatcatcaataatgatCTGTGA
- the LOC107792569 gene encoding uncharacterized protein LOC107792569, with protein MSKIPIMLKLNGNWDHYGRFRDFEVDAIVVDENASNGILISTIAEQLSIDTLDKIVEIKYIVNNNCPPMEIRNDMGVRVYMETKKENNNLGSYPLCISVRDFNMELAITNDNTSAGSSGSLNLLEIPFSPAIEEYQSEIITESTQTYIEEGQVYQDKQSVAAAMKNFSVMHKFQFRVKRSSHRSYWLICVAENCKWHFKATSINDSAMFKIRSFNRQHTCSLLDETFIQRKRTATVVGSMVVPKYCDPKTVYTPKDIQTNMLSEHGLNLSYMQAWRAKEKALQFLRGNPSDSYSKLPKYFYILEETYPGSFIKLKKAADDCFLYAFVALCTSISGWQHCRLVIVVDGTFLKSAYRGIMLTTSTMDATARSYTLDEFNERMLKIEEVDPRVKSYLYDIGYHRWSRVHATVNRTFTMTSNIAESLNAVTKEARELPIFDLLEYMRTLLERWTKEKLLKVRASTDHIHTVLDGVKRYIVCLENKKCSYGQFQLDELPCAHALAALRHKKETYENY; from the exons ATGTCAAAAATCCCAATAATGCTAAAATTGAATGGAAATTGGGATCACTATGGCAGATTTAGAGATTTTGAAGTTGATGCCATTGTGGTAGATGAGAATGCAAGCAACGGAATTCTGATTTCTACAATTGCAGAACAACTATCGATTGATACATTAGATAAAATTgtagaaatcaaatacattgtgaACAACAATTGTCCTCCAATGGAGATTAGGAATGATATGGGGGTTCGTGTGTATATGGAGACCAAAAAGGAGAATAATAACTTAGGTTCGTATCCTTTATGTATAAGCGTAAgagatttcaatatggaattggCAATCACCAACGATAACACAAGTGCAG GTTCGTCTGGATCCCTAAACttacttgaaattccattctCACCAGCTATAGAGGAAtatcaaagtgaaataataactgaaTCTACGCAAACATATATTGAAGAAGGACAAGTTTATCAAGACAAGCAAAGTGTAGCTGCTGCAATGAAGAATTTTTCTGTGATGCACAAGTTCCAGTTCAGAGTAAAAAGATCTAGTCATAGAAG CTACTGGCTTATATGCGTTGCTGAAAACTGTAAATGGCACTTCAAGGCAACGTCAATTAATGATTCGGCAATGTTCAAGATAAGGAGTTTCAACCGACAACACACATGCTCCTTATTGGACGAAACATTCATACAACGCAAACGTACTGCAACTGTAGTTGGTAGCATGGTCGTTCCAAAGTATTGTGATCCTAAGACTGTTTACACACCAAAGGACATACAAACTAACATGTTATCCGAACATGGACTGAACCTAAGCTACATGCAAGCATGGAGAGCCAAGGAAAAGGCTTTACAGTTTTTGAGAGGGAATCCGTCTGACTCCTACAGCaaattacccaaatatttttatattcttgagGAGACTTATCCTGGTTCTTTTATTAAATTGAAGAAGGCAGCAGATGATTGCTTCTTATACGCATTTGTTGCTCTTTGTACATCAATAAGTGGTTGGCAACATTGTAGGCTAGTAATAGTGGTTGATGGGACATTCTTAAAGTCAGCCTACAGGGGGATTATGCTTACAACAAGCACCATGGATGCAACAG CACGGTCATACACTctggatgaatttaatgaaagaatGTTGAAGATTGAAGAGGTAGACCCGCGTGTGAAATCTTACCTATATGATATTGGCTATCATAGATGGTCAAGAGTACATGCAACGGTGAATAGAACTTTTACTATGACATCCAACATTGCCGAGTCGTTGAATGCTGTAACAAAAGAGGCAAGAGAGCTGCCAATATTTGATCTATTAGAGTATATGAGGACGCTTCTTGAACGTTGGACGAAAGAGAAGTTATTGAAG gtgagggcttcaacaGATCATATACATACTGTATTAGATGGTGTGAAGCGGTACATTGTGTGTCTAGAAAACAAGAAATGTAGCTACGGACAATTCCAACTTGATGAACTTCCATGTGCGCATGCTTTGGCAGCATTAAGGCACAAGAAGGAAACATACGAAAACTATTGA
- the LOC107775513 gene encoding uncharacterized protein LOC107775513 — protein sequence MDQEISNKDDFFPRNKQQNYHVATGNNTSDRLKRDEWSEGAVSCLLEAYEAKWILRNRAKLKGQDWEDVAKHVSARGNSTKSPKTQTQCKNKIESMKKRYRSESATAADASSWPLYPRLDLLLRGNNASAASTSVIPPPPPAVVEPPQPVTVLPPPPPAPVPPPPPPPPPMAVPIGNGGQNSNGSNGVDRAAKEDTMDAKLSDNAAISDKNAMDTNSSTPALYSDDKSKSKNVKVRSMEKRSKNKRKRAEGWEIGESIRLLAEVVVRSEQARMETMREIERMRAEAEAKRGEMDLKRTEIIANTQLEIAKLFASIAKGVDPSLRIGRS from the exons ATGGATCAAGAAATCTCTAATAAAGatgatttctttccaagaaataaGCAGCAAAATTACCATGTTGCCACTGGCAATAATACGAGTGATAGGCTGAAGAGAGATGAATGGAGTGAAGGTGCAGTTTCATGCCTACTCGAAGCTTATGAAGCTAAATGGATACTTCGTAACAGAGCTAAGCTCAAGGGACAAGATTGGGAGGACGTGGCTAAACACGTGTCGGCGCGTGGTAATTCCACGAAATCTCCTAAGACTCAGACGCAGTGTAAGAATAAAATTGAGTCAATGAAGAAACGGTACCGATCGGAATCCGCCACCGCCGCTGATGCTTCTTCGTGGCCGCTTTATCCTCGCCTTGACCTTTTGTTACGTGGAAATAATGCTTCAGCAGCTTCAACTTCTGTTATTCCTCCTCCACCGCCGGCTGTGGTGGAACCGCCGCAGCCAGTGACAGTACTACCACCGCCACCTCCGGCTCCTGTCCCTCCGCCTCCTCCACCGCCGCCGCCGATGGCTGTGCCAATTGGGAATGGTGGTCAGAATTCGAATGGGTCTAATGGTGTTGATAGAGCTGCAAAG GAAGACACAATGGATGCCAAATTGTCGGACAATGCAGCAATATCAGACAAAAATGCAATGGATACAAACAGCAGCACACCGGCCCTCTACAGCGACGACAAGAGCAAGTCGAAGAATGTGAAAGTGAGATCAATGGAGAAAAGATCAAAGAACAAGCGAAAGAGGGCGGAAGGTTGGGAAATTGGGGAGAGTATAAGATTGCTAGCAGAAGTAGTAGTGAGGTCAGAGCAAGCAAGAATGGAGACaatgagagagattgagagaatgAGAGCAGAAGCTGAGGCCAAAAGAGGTGAAATGGACCTCAAACGAACAGAAATAATTGCCAACACTCAACTTGAGATTGCTAAGCTCTTTGCAAGTATTGCCAAAGGAGTTGACCCTTCCTTGagaattggaagaagttga